Proteins encoded within one genomic window of bacterium BMS3Abin08:
- the hrcA gene encoding heat-inducible transcription repressor HrcA, producing MKEEVLDKRSRQVLSAVIQSYIVNPDPVGSRYVTKKYDFGYSPATIRNIMSDLEDMGFLSQPHTSAGRLPTDKGYRYYVESLLDDSVDYNWNLDDVLKKRLGNLLDDVDSVLDRTTDVISMLSQYIGLAVSPGAEGSILRRIELVPYRDDRIAVILLTDEGFIRHKIIKNEFSFTQYDLNSIARYFNREFSGYTVKEIREHLVNEMLQEKEKFDTLISSAMEIYRNVLYEYDSNIFITGMTRILDLPEFSDLKRIKDLSKTIEDKHAVVRLIDKIMESGGVQIFIGSENSLKEMESMSVIASTYYKEGDRTAGVIGIIGPKRMDYSTSISLVESAATFLTNIFNE from the coding sequence ATGAAAGAGGAAGTGCTTGATAAGAGGAGCAGGCAGGTGCTCTCGGCAGTGATCCAGAGTTATATAGTCAACCCTGATCCTGTGGGGTCAAGGTATGTCACAAAGAAGTATGACTTCGGTTACTCGCCGGCTACCATCAGGAACATAATGTCAGATCTTGAGGACATGGGATTTCTGAGCCAGCCCCATACATCTGCGGGAAGGCTGCCCACAGACAAGGGCTACAGGTATTACGTGGAGAGCCTGCTTGATGACAGTGTTGACTATAACTGGAACCTCGACGATGTTCTGAAAAAACGTCTGGGGAATCTGCTGGACGATGTGGATTCGGTCCTTGACAGGACCACGGATGTGATCTCGATGCTGTCGCAGTATATCGGGCTTGCCGTATCTCCCGGTGCAGAGGGGAGTATTCTCAGGAGGATAGAACTCGTTCCTTACAGGGATGACAGAATAGCCGTTATACTCCTCACTGATGAGGGGTTTATAAGGCATAAGATTATCAAGAACGAGTTTTCCTTTACACAGTACGACCTTAACAGCATAGCAAGGTATTTCAACAGGGAGTTTTCCGGTTATACCGTCAAGGAGATCAGGGAACACCTTGTAAACGAGATGCTGCAGGAGAAGGAGAAGTTCGACACACTGATCTCCAGTGCCATGGAGATTTACAGGAACGTGCTGTACGAATATGATTCCAACATCTTCATAACGGGCATGACGAGGATCCTGGACCTTCCGGAGTTTTCAGATCTCAAACGGATCAAGGACCTCTCTAAAACCATCGAGGACAAGCATGCCGTTGTGAGACTTATTGATAAAATCATGGAGTCAGGCGGGGTTCAGATTTTTATCGGATCTGAAAATTCCTTAAAAGAGATGGAGAGTATGAGTGTTATAGCATCAACCTACTATAAAGAGGGTGACAGGACCGCGGGGGTGATTGGCATAATCGGACCCAAGAGGATGGACTATTCAACTTCCATCTCGCTTGTCGAGTCCGCTGCAACGTTCCTGACAAATATCTTTAATGAATGA
- a CDS encoding heat shock protein GrpE, translating to MEKREMKDLEIKEDHPVQEKKAQPDEVVAVELSPEEQIRKMQEELSEAKEKYLRLYAEFENYRKRVQKDREELVKYSIEPLVMELLTVIDNLEMALEHSENDATAESLIEGVELTLREFRKVIGKYGVQEIESLGKPFDPAYHHAINQVQRNDVESNTVVEEYRKGYLLKDRVIRPSLVAVSRREGEAGDVPDVETMEVNDEDTNNNIKED from the coding sequence ATGGAAAAACGGGAGATGAAGGACCTTGAGATAAAGGAAGACCATCCTGTCCAGGAGAAGAAGGCACAGCCCGATGAGGTCGTTGCTGTCGAGTTGTCTCCTGAAGAGCAGATCAGGAAAATGCAAGAGGAGCTTTCAGAGGCAAAGGAGAAGTACCTCAGGCTGTATGCCGAGTTTGAGAATTATAGAAAAAGGGTTCAGAAGGACAGGGAGGAACTGGTAAAATACTCTATAGAACCACTTGTAATGGAACTCCTTACAGTTATTGATAACCTGGAGATGGCGCTTGAGCACTCTGAAAACGATGCAACTGCCGAAAGCCTCATTGAGGGTGTGGAGTTGACGCTCAGGGAGTTCAGGAAGGTTATCGGGAAGTACGGTGTGCAGGAGATTGAATCCCTCGGCAAGCCCTTTGACCCCGCCTACCATCATGCCATAAACCAGGTTCAGAGGAATGATGTGGAAAGCAATACCGTTGTTGAGGAATACCGGAAGGGGTACCTGCTCAAGGACAGGGTAATACGTCCCTCCCTTGTTGCAGTCTCCAGGAGGGAAGGAGAGGCCGGTGACGTGCCTGACG